In Myripristis murdjan chromosome 23, fMyrMur1.1, whole genome shotgun sequence, the DNA window gtgttgatctttgacggtctggatgagtgtcgacttcctctggacttcaacaacaaccagatcctgactgatgttacagagtccacctcagtggacattctgctgacaaacctcatcaaggggaacctgcttccctctgctcacctctggataaccacacgacctgcaGCAGCCAACCAGATCCCTCATAAATGcattggcatggtgacagaggtgagaggcttcactgacccccAGAAGGacgaatacttcaggaagagattcagagatgaggagcaggcaagcagaatcatctcccacatcaagatgtcacggagcctccacatcatgtgccacatcccagtcttctgctgggtcactgctacagttctggaggacatgttgaaaaccagacagagaggagacctGCCCAGGACCCtcactgagatgtacatccacttcctgttgGTTCAATCCAAAGTACAGAATGTCAAGTTTCATGAGAAAGAAGAGACAGATCCACTCTGGACCAGAGAGACCAGGAAGATGATCCAGTCTCTGGgcaaactggcttttgagcagcttgagaaaggcaacctgatcttctatgaagaagacctggcagagtgtggcattgatatcagagcagcctcagtgtactctggagtgttcacacagatctttaaagaggaacGTGGGCTGTACCAGAACAGGGTTTACTGCTTTGtgcatctgagcattcaggagtttctagCTGCtgtttatgtctttctgaccttcaccaactctggagtcaatctgctgtcagaacaACAGTCACCCTCCAGGTGGTCTATACGATTCAGCAAGAAGTCTAAACTAAAACTCCATCAGAGCGCTGTGGACAAGGCTCTagagagtccaaatggacatcTGGATCTGTTCCTCCGCTTCCTTCTGGGTCTTTCACttcagaccaatcagactctcctacgaggcctgctgacacagacaggaagtagctcacagaccactcagaaaacagtccagtacatcaaggagaagattAGGGATCATCcttctccagagagaagcatcaacctgttccactgtctgaatgaactgaatgaccattctctagtggaggagatccaacagtacctgagatcaggaagtctgtccacagacaaactgtctcctgctcagtggtcagctctggtcttcatcttgcTGTCATCCGAGGAAGAGTTGgacgtgtttgacctgaagaaatactccaCTTCAGAGGAAGCTattcttaagctgctgccagtggtcaaagtcTCCAataaatctgtgtaggttcatagatGGCTGGATATATCCAAAACATGATGCTTTCTAcatatgagaaaaataaatttaaagtttttgttttcatctttaactcctcttcaggctgagtggctgtggtctgtcagagagaagctgtgcagctctggcttCAGTTCTCAggtcccagtcctctagtctgagagagctggacctgagtaacaacgacctgcaggattcaggagtgaagctgctctctgctggactggagagtccacactgtagactggaggctctcaggtaaggtactgttactgttttttcctcctaaaCTAAGGTCCAGTGTCTGAAAGCAGTTTCTCTCACCCAAGTAATCATGAATGTAATGTGTACCATATAACCATATAAGATATATATCAGGAGCATCTTTTAGAACATTAAGAAAAtccaattcagttcagttttcagttcagctttatttatattgcacattCCATACATTTGAATGCAGGGCAATGTGCCtcacaaaaataattaaaaaagcaTATAGActcaaaaatgtattcaaattgatatgtttttatgcttttcaataatgacaacaacacaaagacaaggTAAAACCAGGCAGCAAGTTAGAGCTGCAGTTAAAAGAGACAATCAgtattaacaaaaataaataaataaataaaacagtgccGAGGTAAAAGCCAAGTTAAAAAGGTGGGTCTTCAATTTCtgtttaaaactttaaaaagagTTAGCTGCTCTTAGAGAGGGTGGAAGACTCTTGCAAGGGCGAGAACCATAGAAACTAAAGCCGACCTCAGCATATTTTTTAGACCTGGCTCTGGGAACGGTCAGGAGGAGGGAGTCACAGCAAAGGACATGAAATTGAAGGTCAGACACATGCAGAAGCAAGACCATTCTgaactgtaaaaacaaattaaataatctTAAGATCAGTTATAAAATGTACAGGCAGTGAAGGGATTTTGAAACAGAAGTAATGTGCAGTCTCCTCCTGGTATTGGTCAAAACTCTGGCGGCAGCATTTTGGACAGGTTGTAGCTGCCCTTGAGTCTTTTTGGGCAGTCCAGACAGAAGTGATTCTCTGTAATCAAGCCTACTCATAACAAATGCATGTAGGAGTTTCTCTGTGTCATCTTGTGTGAGCATGGGTCTGACTTAAGAAATATTGTTAGGGACTAGGGACTACTGTATAGCCACTGTACACAGAAAACACTGTTGTTAAATAATTTGTTATTAATTAATAACTGAGATATTCATGGTCtctggttattatttattattgtagtTATTATTAGTGAATGATCAGGAGTCACTAAGGATCAAGTCATTGCCATTCATGCTTGCTTGTCCATCAGACCTCaggctttctgtgtttttatcctcaacaaatgttttaatgaaaataatgatgtttttttcttacatgtatatttttaatggTAGTCAAATAAATTTATCCAATAAAAATAACCATTAGTAGTAATATGAAAGCAGTGCTTCAAAACACAGTAATGACATTAACATATTAGGGAATAACATTCTCTTATCTTTTCCTGTCCattcaggctgagtgtgtgtaatctgtcagagagaagctgtgcagctctggcctcagctctcagatcccagtcctctagtctcagagagctggacctgagtaacaacgacctgcaggattcaggagtgaagctgctctctgctggactggagagtccacactgcagactggaggctttCAGGTCAGAATTCCTCACCACACTCAACACATGACCAATGAAATCCTGATTTACGTGCAGCTTCAGGAACTGAACACTTCCTAACCTGTGTAGGGTTTCCCgtgcaaagaaaatacagagcagatgatgtggtcgACTGCTGgccaacatgtttttgtccctgtatTTGTGATGGTTAAAGTTTTGGACAACATTTAACTGCATAATCCCAGTCAGTTTGTcagtcagtttgtttgtgtatgtgcatgtttgcaggttgtcaggctgtctgctcacacaggaaggctgtgctgctctggcctcagctctgagctccaacccctcccatctgagagagctggacctgagctacaatcatccaggagactcaggagtgaagctgctctctgctggactggaggatccaacctggagactggaggctctcaggtatggagagacacacacaatgtcttatacAGGCATGAGGAATATTGTTGTATGTTTAATGGTAGATATGAGTGACATCATCTGGTAAATcattcatagggaaggttatttactgcccatgtttccatcctcaaagataatctgctgctctgactctgtttcttcctccagggtggaccatggtggagagcagaggttgaaaccaggtgtgaggaagtgtaagtgcgGATTTACTTTGATTCATGAGCACAAaatattcagctgtttagatggtgTAGCTACAGTTTCTGCTGTTAGTTCTGAGCTGCTTTTATGTGTTGAACCAAACAAAAGCAGATGCGATGCTCGGCTACAAAGACAATCAAGGTTTTCCAATTTGACATTTAGGCATCTCCCCAAATTAAGTTTCAAACTCTCAAAACAATTAAACATGCTAAAAATGAGACACAATTCATGTGGTTGTCTGTGTTGGTTCTCAgacatccaggtcatggttattcATATACAGCTGAATCGAGGGCccctggacttgtttgtagattctccAAGACTCAAAGATGGTCgtcacaacagggaggagcactaaGAAGCCCATGACCTGGAGAACATCCTCACACAagttaaatacctgggacttAGCAGCCTGTCAGAACTGGAGAAGCTTCTTGGATTAGAAGTGAAACATCTTAAGAATGTAcatacaagtccagttgaccttgaTTCAATTCTATGTGGACTTCATGTACTTACGAAATAAAAAGCAACGCAAAActatgaagcactgcaacaacAATTTTTCATGCAGTTCTTCTTCTCACCAACTTGAATAAACCTGACAACCAGTCATGGTTCTTTGCTTTAATTTTGTACCAAAGCATGAAGAACATTAATTTAAGGCATTAAGGATTATGCATGAAGCATTTTGTGAATATAGTTTACGCCAAGTTAAAGCAACTTCAAGGAGTTTTTAACTGGTTATGAAACAGTCTCAGTTTGCTGTCCAGAGCGAAATATCCTCACTGCATGCATTgcgttttcatcttttttagaGAAGCTAAGCCACCCCTCAAGCATTCGCTCAGTCAGTCAGGGTCCAGGATGTAAACATTCTTTCACTTGCATTCAAAACGAAACCAGATCAAGATCTTTGCAACACGAGGCGGTGGTGCTCATGGAACTGGTCTTCGTCCCACGGAGCACTACTGCTTTTGAGCACGGGGGCTGccaaaatcaatacaaaatCCAAGTTCCTTGTTGCTTTAACGCAATCAAGATTATGCATGAGCATTTTGAGAATATAGTTTATATCAAGTCAATACATATCTGCAAAGAATTAAATAGTCTAAATGTAGTTTAGTGTCTGTGTAAATGGCTCTTACAGATGTAAAGAgtaagattcagattcagatcctgctgtaaATGAGGAGAATGGTTCACTAtcaaagtgttaacaaatcagtaatcaaactgttaataaatcagcaaaTAAGAGACACAACAGGTATTATGTCTTCTCtccatcagatgcctgtgaagTCAAAATGGACACAGACACCACAAACAGAGAACTCGTCCTGTCTGATGACAACAGAACAGTGACAcgggtgagagagaggcagccgtatcctgatcacccagagaggtttgaccaCTGGTggcagatcctgtgtagagacggtctgactggtcgctgctactgggaggtcgagtggaaaGGAGAGGTTCGCACGGCAGTggcttacagaggaatcagaaggagaggaggccGAGAAGACTGTGTACTTGGGTGTAATGACAACTCCTGGAGTCTGTACTGCTCTGATCAGAGGTTCACTGCCTGTCACAACAACAGGAGAGCAGACATCCCTGCGCTgccctcctctaacagagtggcagtgtatctggactggcccgctggctctctgtccttctacagcgtctcctctgactcactgatccacctccacaccttcacctgcacatTTACTGAGCCGCTGTACCCGGCGTTTGGGTTTTGGTctgactcctcagtgtctctgtgtcagactTGAGGAGGGAGAGTTtcctcctgtgtggagaaacactcacactgctgatcaaagacagctgctgacatgatATCACTCTGTACACCAccttgtaattttatttattttattttactatccaaatgtattttctgtttaattAGTATTACAAGATTATTGTGAACAATTTAGAACTAACATTTGTAAAGGACCAAGCAGTGACTAGGAAGGACTCTTCCTTTtatagcctcctgccattgacaAGGACTTCCCTCCAGCTTCCACTGTCAGTGTGAAGTATACTATTGTGATCTTAGGATTGTAAAGTAGCTAATAAAAGagcatatatatttttcagaCCAAGGAGACTTTCTGATTAAGGATTTCAGAAAAGCAGAATAGTTTATGGAAGTCATGAGGATTCTTTAAATTTAAACTCTTTGCATCATCTCTGCTGAAAGGAGATTAACCTTGGGTCATCAATCTCCAGCACCACTTCAGAGTTCCACTGATGAGactgcat includes these proteins:
- the LOC115355257 gene encoding protein NLRC3-like encodes the protein MLLEENIITFVKSELKNLQRSLSPDYPEYLKKKREDEEVFDEEEEEQRRSTREAFLQITLHFLGRMKQEELVECLQRVYQRELKSNLKKNPTLLNQIYTELYITEGGSGEVNNEHEIRQIETASWKPLRPETLIKCEDIFKPLPGRDQPIRTVMTKGVAGIGKTVLTQKFTLDWAEHKANQHVHFTFPFTFRELNLLKGRKFSLVELFHHFFTETKEAGISRFEQFQVVLIFDGLDECRLPLDFNNNQILTDVTESTSVDILLTNLIKGNLLPSAHLWITTRPAAANQIPHKCIGMVTEVRGFTDPQKDEYFRKRFRDEEQASRIISHIKMSRSLHIMCHIPVFCWVTATVLEDMLKTRQRGDLPRTLTEMYIHFLLVQSKVQNVKFHEKEETDPLWTRETRKMIQSLGKLAFEQLEKGNLIFYEEDLAECGIDIRAASVYSGVFTQIFKEERGLYQNRVYCFVHLSIQEFLAAVYVFLTFTNSGVNLLSEQQSPSRWSIRFSKKSKLKLHQSAVDKALESPNGHLDLFLRFLLGLSLQTNQTLLRGLLTQTGSSSQTTQKTVQYIKEKIRDHPSPERSINLFHCLNELNDHSLVEEIQQYLRSGSLSTDKLSPAQWSALVFILLSSEEELDVFDLKKYSTSEEAILKLLPVVKVSNKSVLSGCGLSERSCAALASVLRSQSSSLRELDLSNNDLQDSGVKLLSAGLESPHCRLEALRLSVCNLSERSCAALASALRSQSSSLRELDLSNNDLQDSGVKLLSAGLESPHCRLEAFRLSGCLLTQEGCAALASALSSNPSHLRELDLSYNHPGDSGVKLLSAGLEDPTWRLEALRVDHGGEQRLKPGVRKYACEVKMDTDTTNRELVLSDDNRTVTRVRERQPYPDHPERFDHWWQILCRDGLTGRCYWEVEWKGEVRTAVAYRGIRRRGGREDCVLGCNDNSWSLYCSDQRFTACHNNRRADIPALPSSNRVAVYLDWPAGSLSFYSVSSDSLIHLHTFTCTFTEPLYPAFGFWSDSSVSLCQT